A stretch of the Corylus avellana chromosome ca6, CavTom2PMs-1.0 genome encodes the following:
- the LOC132184171 gene encoding protein decapping 5 isoform X2, giving the protein MASESASRSSSAADSYIGSLISLTSKSEIRYEGVLHQINADESSIALRNVRSYGTEGRKKDGPQVPPGDKIYEYILFRGSDIKDLQVKASPPVQPTAPINNDPAIIQTHYPRPVSTSTSLPPAGSGSLTDLSSHNAQLGLHGSNFQGGLPLFQPGGNIGSWGATPPPPSANGPGLAMPMYWQGYYGPPTGLPHLHQQSLLRPPPGLPMPPSMQQPIQYPNFNAPIPTGASNLPEVPSPMPPASSGSLNFIPNSLAPSTLPLVPSATLASETLGNSVPNKPPPNSGLPAVVQSSSLPSLAPLATPSLDINAIVPPISNKPSAISGPILSFQTSSQSTSSIVGKSNSIRTETPAPSLVTPGQLLQPVPAAVSSSQTSQTAHKDLEVIQVSSSSSSAEPTVPISAEAQPPILPLPVPSRVAQKPNGIPFQPRQGYRGRDRGRGTGSSRPVTKFTEDFDFIAMNEKFKKDEVWGHLGKGNKFYSKDKEGDEKVSDEDDIQDDDDAQLSKLEVKPVYNKDDFFDSLSGNAFDRESHNGRTKFSEQMKIDTETFGEFSRYRGGRGGRGPGRGGRSRGGYYGRNYGYAGRGRGRAISSRAP; this is encoded by the exons ATGGCGTCGGAAAGTGCGTCGAGATCGAGCTCAGCGGCGGATTCGTACATAGGGAGCTTGATAAGCTTGACTTCCAAGAGCGAAATCAGATACGAGGGCGTTCTCCACCAAATCAACGCCGATGAGTCCAGTATTGCTCTCAGAAACG TACGATCATATGGAACAGAAGGAAGGAAAAAAGATGGCCCACAAGTTCCTCCAGGCGACaaaatttatgaatatataCTGTTCCGTGGGAGTGACATCAAG GATTTACAGGTTAAAGCTTCTCCACCGGTTCAGCCTACAGCACCTATAAACAATGATCCAGCAATTATTCAG ACTCACTATCCTCGCCCAGTTTCTACATCTACAAGCTTGCCTCCTGCCGGTAGTGGGTCTTTGACGGATCTTAGTTCCCATAATGCACAGTTGGGACTCCATGGGTCAAATTTCCAAGGTGGCCTGCCACTATTCCAACCTGGAGGTAATATAGGGTCTTGGGGAGCTACACCACCTCCTCCTAGTGCAAATGGTCCTGGGCTTGCTATGCCAATGTACTGGCAAGGATACTATGGCCCCCCAACTGGGCTTCCACATTTGCATCAACAATCTTTGCTTCGTCCACCACCTGGGCTGCCAATGCCGCCTTCAATGCAGCAGCCAATACAATATCCTAATTTTAATGCCCCTATTCCCACTGGAGCTTCAAACTTACCTGAAGTTCCATCTCCTATGCCTCCTGCCAGTTCTGGTTCCCTGAATTTTATACCCAATTCCTTGGCACCATCAACACTGCCTTTGGTGCCTTCAGCTACACTAGCTTCTGAAACATTAGGAAACTCAGTGCCTAACAAGCCACCACCTAATTCTGGCCTTCCAGCAGTCGTACAAAGTTCTAGTTTGCCATCTCTGGCTCCTTTGGCTACTCCTAGTCTGGATATAAATGCTATTGTGCCACCAATCTCGAACAAACCTAGTGCAATTTCTGGTCCAATCTTGTCATTTCAAACCTCGTCCCAATCTACCTCCTCTATTGTTGGGAAATCCAATTCTATTCGCACAGAAACACCTGCACCATCATTGGTAACTCCAGGTCAGCTGTTGCAGCCTGTACCTGCTGCAGTTTCTTCATCGCAAACTTCACAAACAGCACATAAGGATTTAGAGGTGATTCAAGtatcatcgtcatcatcatcagcaGAGCCAACAGTGCCAATATCAGCAGAAGCTCAGCCGCCGATACTGCCGTTACCAGTACCTTCACGAGTTGCACAAAAG CCAAATGGAATTCCTTTCCAACCTCGTCAGGGTTACCGGGGACGTGATAGAGGAAGAGGAACTGGG AGTTCACGTCCAGTGACAAAATTCACTGAAGATTTTGATTTTATAGCTATGAATGAGAAATTCAAGAAGGACGAAGTGTGGGGCCATCTTGGTAAGggtaataaattttattcaaaggaCAAAGAAGGAGATGAAAAAGTTAGTGATGAAGATGATATtcaagatgatgatgatgctcaaTTGTCAAAGTTAGAGGTCAAG CCTGTCTATAATAAGGATGATTTCTTCGATTCCCTCTCCGGCAATGCATTTGATCGTGAATCACATAATGGAAGGACAAAATTCTCCGAGCAAATGAAGATAGACACAGAG ACTTTTGGTGAATTCTCAAGGTATCGGGGTGGTCGAGGAGGTCGTGGACCTGGGCGTGGTGGTCGTTCTCGTGGTGGTTATTATGGAAGGAATTATGGATATGCTGGGAGGGGGCGGGGGCGAGCCATCTCCAGTCGTGCGCCTTAG
- the LOC132185886 gene encoding uncharacterized protein LOC132185886 isoform X1 has protein sequence MHSTHIPHFHHQVFLSPNTNSQTMKVLLLILAAALLALCLNALSSHHHQPVKVLAPPPPPPEAPQQTGCCCECETPGKTPYDWFMDVLPFNLGVLVAQVSLAIYR, from the exons ATGCATTCGACACATATTCCCCATTTTCATCACCAGGTTTTTCTGTCACCAAACACAAACAGCCAAACAATGAAggttcttcttcttattcttgcTGCTGCCCTTCTAGCTCTGTGCTTGAATGCTCTTTCTAGCCACCACCATCAACCT GTGAAGGTGCTGGCgccaccacctcctcctccaGAAGCTCCTCAGCAAACCGGATGCTGCTGCGAGTGCGAGACGCCGGGCAAGACGCCCTATGACTGGTTCATGGATGTTTTGCCGTTTAACCTCGGCGTTCTTGTCGCTCAGGTTAGTCTTGCAATATATCGGTAA
- the LOC132183893 gene encoding aspartic proteinase CDR1-like, producing the protein MGTPPIDIYGIVDTGSDLTWTQCAPCDGCNQKSNPPFDPSKSSTYSDISCESNTTCDQCSPENQCMYDYRYVDGSFTKGVYAKESVTMTSTSGENVSFDIIFGCSHNSGGDFNDPEIMGIVSLGLGGSSFVTQIASVFGSRSFSHCFTTFGSDPNLSSKISFGNDSKVSGVGVVSTPLISRKDESLYVVALNGISVGDKYLPFHSSSVSTTGKVVLDSGTPLMHFPQDLYDRLVAEVKKQIPLNPIYIVYVSESSTTTGEFGIYGNLAQSNFLIGYDIEQMTISFNPTDCTKY; encoded by the exons ATGGGAACGCCACCCATAGACATCTATGGCATTGTCGATACGG GTAGTGACCTTACTTGGACGCAATGTGCACCTTGTGATGGGTGCAACCAGAAAAGTAATCCCCCATTTGATCCTTCAAAGTCCTCAACATATAGTGACATTTCTTGTGAATCCAATACAACATGTGATCAATGTTCTCCTGAAAATCAGTGCATGTATGATTACAGGTATGTAGATGGTTCCTTCACCAAAGGTGTTTATGCCAAAGAAAGTGTAACCATGACTTCCACCTCAGGAGAAAATGTTTCCTTCGACATTATTTTTGGGTGTAGTCATAACAGCGGAGGGGATTTCAATGACCCTGAGATCATGGGAATCGTTAGTTTAGGGCTAGGGGGTTCATCCTTTGTTACTCAAATAGCTTCCGTCTTTGGCAGTAGGAGCTTCTCCCATTGCTTCACCACATTTGGCAGTGATCCTAACCTTTCAAGCAAGATAAGTTTTGGGAATGACAGTAAAGTTTCGGGTGTTGGCGTGGTTTCAACACCTTTAATATCCAGAAAGGATGAATCTTTGTATGTTGTCGCACTAAACGGAATTAGTGTTGGAGATAAATATTTGCCCTTTCACTCTTCTTCCGTTTCCACTACAGGAAAAGTTGTTCTTGATTCAGGAACTCCGCTCATGCATTTCCCACAAGATTTATACGACCGCTTGGTGGCAGAAGTAAAGAAGCAGATTCCATTGAATCCCATT TATATAGTGTATGTTTCTGAAAGTAGTACTACTACTGGTGAATTTGGGATATATGGAAACTTAGCTCAATCAAATTTCTTGATCGGGTATGATATAGAACAAATGACCATCTCTTTCAACCCCACTGACTGCACCAAATACTGA
- the LOC132184170 gene encoding nuclear matrix constituent protein 1-like, producing MFTTTTPLRKAWPAATAQRSAAPNPASAAAKGKAVAFADGSTPPPPLRLLSGDGAAGLDTESMEDWKRLREAGLLDEAAMERKDRQALLEKISKLQSELYDYQYNMGLLLIENRDWTSKYEELRQALVETQEILKREQSAHFISVSEVEKREENLRKALSSEKQCVRDLEKALREIQEEHDQVRLVSETKLTEADALVVGTEEKSLEVEEKLHAAEAKLAEVNRKKSELEMRLQKVEAHESVLQRERLSLTTEQEAHKEIFYKQREDLREWERKLQEGEERLCKSRRIFNEREEKANQLDATLKQKERDLEEAQKGIDLSNSTLKEKEDNIKKRLEDLVVKEKEANSHRSFIEMKEKELLVLEEKLNARERVEIQKLLDEQRTILDAKMQEFELEVEVKRKSLDEEYSSKLDDVEQRKVKVDHEKEKLKKHEQLLDKRQERLNEKEKDMESKMKTCKEIEKAVKADEKRLEAEKQQIIADQERLQILRVEIEKLRNENTQQKQQIHEESEKLRITKKERSEHLRMQSQLKQEIENYRLQKELLLKEGGDLKQEREKFEKEWEVLDEKRADISRELRQIVEEREKLGKLQHSEEERLKKEKLAMHENIKRELEALQQEKESFASLMKHEQLALSEKAQNERSQMLEEFELQRRDLEIDLQKRREQMEKHLQERETAFEEEREKVHNNINHLNEVAERQWEEVKSERNRIQKEREELKLNQKQLEINQLEMRKDIDELGSLSRKLKQQRGQFIEERRRFIAFVETLKSCKSCGEITREFAFSDLQVPEMEDREVISLPRLDDEFLKSSQGNVAASDLGLSDSGGRLSWLRKCTSKILNLSPAKKLEHVTAPVLTEALPPSTLLVNAEQHKKVPSMLVNKGARGHGISENEPQPSFGIATDTYDVQQPQSDSIIREVDNTCAQSIDDHSYMDSKAQEVPEDSLQSELKSGRRKPGRKGKSGVYRTRSVKAVVEEAKVFLGETPEKTELNANVHPKDIDPINEESRGDSSRSQNIANRYARKRQHETSRITESEQDAGSEEHSESVTAGGRRKRRLKAVPVVQTSGEKRYNLRRHKIAGKVTEARTSADPTITREKEAAGGGAVEVARVPEAVSAPLVGVACNNGQITQLVQVTTVKSMEISEDRVVRFQTPSGIVNDDADVAKSIDKSHLSEEVNDTPEYGNEDENGSTINESEDDFDDELEHTGEVSMGKKIWTFFTT from the exons ATGTTCACGACAACGACGCCGCTGAGGAAGGCGTGGCCGGCGGCGACGGCTCAGAGGAGCGCTGCTCCGAACCCAGCGAGTGCGGCGGCGAAGGGCAAGGCCGTGGCGTTTGCCGACGGCTCGACGCCTCCACCGCCGCTGCGTTTGTTGAGCGGCGATGGGGCGGCGGGGTTGGATACTGAGAGTATGGAGGACTGGAAGCGGTTGAGGGAGGCCGGGTTGCTGGACGAGGCGGCCATGGAGAGGAAGGACCGCCAGGCGCTCTTGGAGAAGATCTCGAAGCTTCAGAGCGAG CTTTATGACTACCAGTACAACATGGGGCTTCTCTTGATTGAAAATAGAGATTGGACATCGAAGTATGAAGAACTGAGGCAAGCGCTAGTAGAAACTCAGGAGATCCTCAAACGTGAACAGTCGGCACACTTTATTTCAGTATCTGAAGTTGAGAAGCGAGAGGAGAATTTGAGAAAAGCTTTGAGTTCTGAGAAGCAGTGTGTGAGAGAT CTTGAAAAGGCTCTGCGTGAAATTCAAGAGGAGCATGACCAAGTTAGGCTTGTGTCTGAGACAAAGTTGACTGAGGCAGATGCTTTGGTTGTTGGAACTGAAGAGAAATCTTTGGAGGTAGAAGAAAAATTGCATGCTGCTGAAGCCAAGCTTGCTGAGGTAAACCGAAAGAAGTCAGAATTGGAGATGAGATTGCAAAAGGTGGAGGCTCATGAAAGTGTTCTCCAGAGGGAGCGTCTCTCCTTAACAACTGA GCAAGAAGCACATAaggaaattttttataaacaaagaGAAGACTTGCGAGAGTGGGAGAGGAAACTACAGGAAGGGGAGGAGAGGCTATGCAAGAGCAGGAGAATCTTTaatgagagagaggagaaggCTAATCAACTAGATGCAACTCTTAAGCAAAAAGAGAGGGACCTCGAAGAGGCTCAAAAGGGGATTGATTTATCCAACTCAACGTTGAAAGAGAAGGAAGATAATATCAAGAAAAGACTGGAGGACTTGGTTGTAAAAGAGAAA GAAGCCAACTCTCACAGAAGCTTCATTGAGATGAAGGAGAAGGAATTACTTGTGTTGGAAGAAAAGCTTAATGCTAGAGAAAGA GTGGAGATTCAAAAGCTTCTTGATGAGCAAAGGACTATTCTGGATGCCAAAATGCAGGAGTTTGAGCTGGAAGTAGAAGTAAAAAGGAAATCCCTTGATGAGGAATATAGTAGCAAGTTAGATGATGTGGAGCAAAGGAAGGTTAAGGTTGACCATGAGaaagaaaagttgaaaaaacACGAACAATTGTTGGATAAGAGACAAGAGAGATTgaatgagaaagagaaggaCATGGAGTCTAAGATGAAAACTTGTAAAGAGATAGAAAAGGCTGTGAAAGCTGATGAGAAAAGGCTGGAGGCAGAAAAGCAACAAATAATTGCTGATCAAGAGAGACTGCAAATTCTCAGAGTTGAGATTGAGAAGTTAAGGAATGAGAATACTCAGCAGAAGCAGCAAATTCATGAAGAGAGTGAGAAACTGAGGATAACTAAGAAAGAGAGGTCAGAACATCTCCGTATGCAGTCACAATTGAAACAGGAGATAGAGAATTACAGACTTCAAAAGGAGCTGCTTTTGAAGGAAGGTGGAGATTTAAAACAAGAACGAGAGAAGTTTGAGAAAGAGTGGGAAGTGTTGGATGAGAAAAGAGCTGATATTAGTAGGGAGCTAAGGCAAATTgttgaagagagagaaaaattggGGAAGTTGCAGCACTCTGAAGAAGAAAGgttgaaaaaagagaaacttgCAATGCATGAAAATATAAAGAGGGAGTTGGAAGCTCTTCAACAGGAGAAAGAATCATTTGCCTCCTTAATGAAGCATGAACAACTAGCTTTGTCGGAGAAAGCTCAGAATGAGCGTAGTCAAATGCTTGAAGAGTTTGAATTGCAGAGAAGGGATCTTGAGATTGATTTACAGAAAAGACGTGAACAAATGGAGAAGCACCTGCAGGAAAGGGAAACAGCATttgaggaggagagagagaaagtgcataataatattaatcattTGAATGAAGTTGCTGAGAGGCAATGGGAAGAAGTGAAGTCTGAAAGGAATAGAATACAGAAGGAAAGAGAGGAACTTAAATTGAACCAGAAGCAGCTGGAAATAAACCAACTTGAAATGCGTAAAGATATTGATGAGCTTGGCAGTCTTAGCAGGAAGCTCAAGCAGCAGCGGGGACAGTTTATTGAGGAAAGAAGACGCTTCATTGCGTTTGTTGAGACGCTGAAGAGTTGCAAAAGTTGTGGGGAAATCACGAGGGAGTTTGCTTTCTCTGATCTCCAAGTACCTGAAATGGAAGATAGGGAGGTTATATCTCTGCCGAGGCTGGATGATGAATTTTTGAAGAGCTCTCAAGGCAATGTAGCTGCTTCTGATTTGGGACTTTCAGACTCTGGTGGTAGGTTGTCGTGGCTCCGAAAATGCACCTCAAAGATTTTAAACTTATCACCAGCTAAAAAATTGGAGCATGTTACTGCTCCAGTTTTGACAGAGGCTTTGCCACCATCGACCTTGCTGGTCAATGCAGAACAACATAAAAAGGTGCCTAGTATGCTCGTCAACAAAGGAGCCAGAGGGCATGGTATTTCAGAGAATGAACCACAACCATCTTTTGGGATCGCTACTGATACTTATGATGTCCAGCAGCCCCAATCTGATAGCATCATCAGAGAGGTGGATAATACGTGTGCTCAATCCATTGATGATCATAGCTACATGGACAGTAAGGCACAAGAAGTTCCAGAAGATTCCCTGCAATCTGAACTGAAGAGTGGTCGGCGCAAGCCTGGGAGGAAGGGCAAGTCAGGAGTGTATAGAACACGCTCTGTGAAGGCAGTTGTTGAAGAGGCAAAAGTTTTTCTCGGGGAAACCCCAGAAAAAACAGAACTGAATGCTAATGTCCATCCTAAAGATATTGACCCTATCAATGAGGAAAGCAGGGGTGATTCCAGTCGTTCTCAGAACATAGCTAACAGGTATGCAAGGAAAAGGCAACATGAAACCTCAAGGATAACAGAGAGTGAGCAGGATGCTGGCAGTGAAGAGCATTCTGAAAGTGTTACAGCTGGTGGACGCAGAAAGAGGCGGCTAAAAGCTGTTCCAGTTGTGCAAACTTCAGGAGAGAAGCGATACAATCTCAGGCGGCATAAGAt TGCAGGGAAGGTCACAGAAGCACGCACCTCAGCTGACCCGACAATAACAAGGGAGAAAGAAGCTGCTGGTGGTGGTGCAGTGGAAGTAGCACGAGTCCCTGAAGCTGTTTCTGCACCATTGGTGGGAGTTGCTTGCAACAATGGCCAAATTACACAATTGGTGCAAGTTACAACAGTAAAAAGTATGGAGATCTCTGAGGATAGAGTTGTTAGG TTTCAGACACCATCAGGCATTGTTAATGACGATGCCGATGTGGCGAAGTCAATTGACAAATCCCATTTGAGTGAGGAAGTAAATGATACACCAGAATATGGCAATGAAGACGAGAATGGGAGCACAATCAATGAGTCTGAAGATGACTTTGATGATGAGTTGGAGCATACTGGTGAAGTGTCAATGGGAAAGAAGATATGGACTTTCTTCACAACGTGA
- the LOC132184171 gene encoding protein decapping 5 isoform X1, with product MASESASRSSSAADSYIGSLISLTSKSEIRYEGVLHQINADESSIALRNVRSYGTEGRKKDGPQVPPGDKIYEYILFRGSDIKDLQVKASPPVQPTAPINNDPAIIQTHYPRPVSTSTSLPPAGSGSLTDLSSHNAQLGLHGSNFQGGLPLFQPGGNIGSWGATPPPPSANGPGLAMPMYWQGYYGPPTGLPHLHQQSLLRPPPGLPMPPSMQQPIQYPNFNAPIPTGASNLPEVPSPMPPASSGSLNFIPNSLAPSTLPLVPSATLASETLGNSVPNKPPPNSGLPAVVQSSSLPSLAPLATPSLDINAIVPPISNKPSAISGPILSFQTSSQSTSSIVGKSNSIRTETPAPSLVTPGQLLQPVPAAVSSSQTSQTAHKDLEVIQVSSSSSSAEPTVPISAEAQPPILPLPVPSRVAQKPNGIPFQPRQGYRGRDRGRGTGSSRPVTKFTEDFDFIAMNEKFKKDEVWGHLGKGNKFYSKDKEGDEKVSDEDDIQDDDDAQLSKLEVKQPVYNKDDFFDSLSGNAFDRESHNGRTKFSEQMKIDTETFGEFSRYRGGRGGRGPGRGGRSRGGYYGRNYGYAGRGRGRAISSRAP from the exons ATGGCGTCGGAAAGTGCGTCGAGATCGAGCTCAGCGGCGGATTCGTACATAGGGAGCTTGATAAGCTTGACTTCCAAGAGCGAAATCAGATACGAGGGCGTTCTCCACCAAATCAACGCCGATGAGTCCAGTATTGCTCTCAGAAACG TACGATCATATGGAACAGAAGGAAGGAAAAAAGATGGCCCACAAGTTCCTCCAGGCGACaaaatttatgaatatataCTGTTCCGTGGGAGTGACATCAAG GATTTACAGGTTAAAGCTTCTCCACCGGTTCAGCCTACAGCACCTATAAACAATGATCCAGCAATTATTCAG ACTCACTATCCTCGCCCAGTTTCTACATCTACAAGCTTGCCTCCTGCCGGTAGTGGGTCTTTGACGGATCTTAGTTCCCATAATGCACAGTTGGGACTCCATGGGTCAAATTTCCAAGGTGGCCTGCCACTATTCCAACCTGGAGGTAATATAGGGTCTTGGGGAGCTACACCACCTCCTCCTAGTGCAAATGGTCCTGGGCTTGCTATGCCAATGTACTGGCAAGGATACTATGGCCCCCCAACTGGGCTTCCACATTTGCATCAACAATCTTTGCTTCGTCCACCACCTGGGCTGCCAATGCCGCCTTCAATGCAGCAGCCAATACAATATCCTAATTTTAATGCCCCTATTCCCACTGGAGCTTCAAACTTACCTGAAGTTCCATCTCCTATGCCTCCTGCCAGTTCTGGTTCCCTGAATTTTATACCCAATTCCTTGGCACCATCAACACTGCCTTTGGTGCCTTCAGCTACACTAGCTTCTGAAACATTAGGAAACTCAGTGCCTAACAAGCCACCACCTAATTCTGGCCTTCCAGCAGTCGTACAAAGTTCTAGTTTGCCATCTCTGGCTCCTTTGGCTACTCCTAGTCTGGATATAAATGCTATTGTGCCACCAATCTCGAACAAACCTAGTGCAATTTCTGGTCCAATCTTGTCATTTCAAACCTCGTCCCAATCTACCTCCTCTATTGTTGGGAAATCCAATTCTATTCGCACAGAAACACCTGCACCATCATTGGTAACTCCAGGTCAGCTGTTGCAGCCTGTACCTGCTGCAGTTTCTTCATCGCAAACTTCACAAACAGCACATAAGGATTTAGAGGTGATTCAAGtatcatcgtcatcatcatcagcaGAGCCAACAGTGCCAATATCAGCAGAAGCTCAGCCGCCGATACTGCCGTTACCAGTACCTTCACGAGTTGCACAAAAG CCAAATGGAATTCCTTTCCAACCTCGTCAGGGTTACCGGGGACGTGATAGAGGAAGAGGAACTGGG AGTTCACGTCCAGTGACAAAATTCACTGAAGATTTTGATTTTATAGCTATGAATGAGAAATTCAAGAAGGACGAAGTGTGGGGCCATCTTGGTAAGggtaataaattttattcaaaggaCAAAGAAGGAGATGAAAAAGTTAGTGATGAAGATGATATtcaagatgatgatgatgctcaaTTGTCAAAGTTAGAGGTCAAG CAGCCTGTCTATAATAAGGATGATTTCTTCGATTCCCTCTCCGGCAATGCATTTGATCGTGAATCACATAATGGAAGGACAAAATTCTCCGAGCAAATGAAGATAGACACAGAG ACTTTTGGTGAATTCTCAAGGTATCGGGGTGGTCGAGGAGGTCGTGGACCTGGGCGTGGTGGTCGTTCTCGTGGTGGTTATTATGGAAGGAATTATGGATATGCTGGGAGGGGGCGGGGGCGAGCCATCTCCAGTCGTGCGCCTTAG
- the LOC132185886 gene encoding uncharacterized protein LOC132185886 isoform X2 encodes MHSTHIPHFHHQVFLSPNTNSQTMKVLLLILAAALLALCLNALSSHHHQPVKVLAPPPPPPEAPQQTGCCCECETPGKTPYDWFMDVLPFNLGVLVAQ; translated from the exons ATGCATTCGACACATATTCCCCATTTTCATCACCAGGTTTTTCTGTCACCAAACACAAACAGCCAAACAATGAAggttcttcttcttattcttgcTGCTGCCCTTCTAGCTCTGTGCTTGAATGCTCTTTCTAGCCACCACCATCAACCT GTGAAGGTGCTGGCgccaccacctcctcctccaGAAGCTCCTCAGCAAACCGGATGCTGCTGCGAGTGCGAGACGCCGGGCAAGACGCCCTATGACTGGTTCATGGATGTTTTGCCGTTTAACCTCGGCGTTCTTGTCGCTCAG TGA
- the LOC132184381 gene encoding piriformospora indica-insensitive protein 2-like, translated as MTKSFITSNNAVLPVFFFCLVAWCLGGADVDVAPMEKTEKEALYSAVQGFVGNWWNGSGLYPDPCGWTPIQGVSCDLFEGLWYVTSMNIGPVHDNSLGCAKNPEFRPQLFDLKHLKILSFLNCFVSPRRHPIAIPSNDWEKLAASLESLEFRSNPGLIGQIPASFGARLVKLQSLVLLENGLTGELPVNIGNLIKLKRLVLSGNSLSGRIPGSFGVLTQLLIFDLSRNKLSGSLPLTIEGLTSLLKLDLSNNQLEGMLPSGICRLKKLTLLDLRNNKFSGGLTKSLQWMRSLEELILSNNPIGGDLMTLEWSNLHNLVILDLSNVGLAGEIPESISKLKRLRFLGLGDNNLTAKISPKLATLPCISALYLNGNNLTGELKFSAEFYGKMGRRFGAWNNPNLCYPVWLMSASHVPYGVKPCQQEELNVLEPNTRTKLADANSNQNSHYVASLGFQSYGIDGFWWVFLVEILIALFFLDLFPVGVS; from the exons ATGACGAAGAGCTTCATTACCAGCAACAATGCCGTTTTACCTGTcttctttttctgtttggttgcttggTGCTTGGGAGGAGCAGACGTTGATGTAGCTCCAATGGAGAAAACAGAGAAGGAAGCTCTATACTCTGCTGTACAGGGGTTTGTGGGTAATTGGTGGAATGGCTCAGGTCTATACCCAGATCCCTGTGGGTGGACTCCTATACAG GGGGTCTCTTGTGATCTGTTTGAGGGGCTTTGGTATGTGACTTCCATGAATATTGGACCCGTTCATGACAACTCTCTTGGTTGTGCCAAAAATCCGGAATTTAGACCACAACTGTTTGATCTTAAGCACCTTAAAATTCTCTCATTCTTGAATTGCTTCGTCTCACCCCGCAGACATCCCATTGCCATTCCCTCCAATGACTGGGAGAAACTTGCTGCCAGCTTGGAATCATTAGAGTTCCGATCAAATCCTGGTCTCATTGGACAAATTCCTGCCAGCTTTGGTGCCCGCCTCGTGAAGCTCCAATCTTTAGTGCTATTAGAAAATGGATTAACTGGGGAATTACCAGTAAACATTGGCAACTTGATCAAATTGAAGCGTCTGGTTCTTTCTGGGAACTCGTTGTCTGGTCGTATTCCTGGTAGTTTTGGCGTGTTGACTCAGCTACTGATATTTGATTTAAGTAGGAATAAACTATCTGGGTCTTTGCCATTGACTATTGAAGGGTTGACCTCACTTTTGAAGCTTGACCTGAGCAACAATCAACTGGAAGGGATGCTGCCAAGTGGGATTTGTAGGTTGAAGAAACTGACCCTTTTGGACCTTAGAAATAACAAATTTTCTGGTGGGTTGACCAAGTCACTTCAGTGGATGCGTTCCTTAGAAGAGTTGATCTTGTCCAACAACCCCATAGGTGGAGACCTCATGACCTTGGAGTGGTCTAACCTACACAACTTGGTCATTTTGGATCTCTCTAACGTTGGCTTGGCAGGGGAGATTCCTGAgtccatttcaaaattaaagagATTGAGATTTCTGGGTCTTGGTGACAACAACCTCACAGCCAAGATATCTCCAAAGCTAGCTACTCTGCCTTGCATTAGTGCACTCTACCTAAATGGGAACAATCTGACAGGAGAGCTTAAATTCTCTGCAGAGTTTTATGGGAAAATGGGTAGGCGGTTTGGAGCCTGGAACAACCCAAATCTTTGTTACCCAGTTTGGTTAATGTCAGCTAGCCATGTTCCATATGGAGTAAAACCATGCCAGCAAGAAGAGCTCAATGTTCTTGAACCCAACACAAGAACCAAGTTGGCTGATGCAAATTCGAATCAGAATTCCCATTATGTGGCCTCCTTGGGATTTCAAAGCTATGGCATTGATGGGTTTTGGTGGGTTTTTCTTGTAGAAATATTGATAGCTCTATTCTTCTTGGATTTGTTTCCTGTAGGTGTGTCTTAA